A single genomic interval of Siphonobacter curvatus harbors:
- a CDS encoding TetR/AcrR family transcriptional regulator, whose protein sequence is MARNVEFNEEEAIQKATDVFWEKGYHGASLRDLTDAMQINSSSLYNTIGDKHQLFVKCLKYYIQNKREFLQNQSERADSPLAAIINFIEAASETIIKDANGCLAVKTAFEVSPKDDRIQSILKADNDFTRNYLSSLVKQAINDGQMAATEDPDLLADFIVASYTGWYELHVLYANSKQIRNLAQLLIRQISS, encoded by the coding sequence ATGGCAAGAAACGTTGAGTTTAACGAGGAAGAAGCAATTCAAAAAGCTACCGATGTCTTTTGGGAAAAAGGCTATCATGGGGCTTCCCTCCGCGATTTAACGGACGCCATGCAAATCAACAGCAGTAGTCTTTACAATACCATCGGCGATAAGCATCAATTGTTTGTCAAGTGTCTGAAATACTACATTCAGAATAAGCGGGAATTCTTACAAAATCAGTCCGAACGTGCGGATTCACCGCTGGCGGCTATCATTAATTTCATCGAGGCTGCATCCGAAACAATTATTAAGGACGCCAACGGTTGTCTGGCCGTTAAGACGGCTTTCGAAGTTTCTCCCAAGGATGATCGTATTCAATCGATTTTGAAAGCGGATAATGATTTCACGCGTAATTATCTGAGTTCATTAGTGAAACAGGCCATAAATGACGGTCAGATGGCCGCAACAGAAGACCCCGATTTGCTGGCTGATTTCATCGTCGCGAGTTACACCGGCTGGTATGAACTTCATGTTTTGTATGCTAATTCAAAGCAAATCAGGAATTTAGCTCAACTTCTGATTCGACAAATTTCATCCTAA
- a CDS encoding cytochrome c biogenesis protein CcdA, producing the protein MIHPLLLDSFVLGIQHSFEPDHLAAVSVLTSEKKKGQLWRVAWRSSHWALGHAFSLILFACLILLLKSQLSLEVASWVEYVVGPLMIYLGIVAIRRNFKNDLVRPTEVSNAAATPLNRSFGVGMIHGLAGTGGACTVALTLAAKDASTAVWIIIIQSLSILLAMTVYGCVFAFSLQKVAQRTERVLRWMNYVIGFFSIAVGILTLVDTF; encoded by the coding sequence ATGATTCATCCTTTACTGCTCGATTCGTTTGTACTGGGCATTCAGCACTCTTTCGAACCCGATCACCTGGCGGCTGTTTCCGTCCTGACCAGTGAAAAAAAGAAAGGTCAGCTGTGGCGGGTAGCCTGGCGGTCTTCGCACTGGGCGTTAGGGCACGCCTTTTCGCTCATTCTCTTTGCCTGCCTGATCTTACTACTTAAATCTCAGCTATCTCTGGAAGTTGCCTCCTGGGTTGAATACGTGGTAGGGCCATTGATGATTTATCTGGGCATTGTTGCCATTCGTCGTAATTTCAAAAATGATCTGGTCCGCCCAACGGAGGTATCCAACGCGGCAGCTACACCGCTAAACCGCTCCTTTGGCGTGGGGATGATTCACGGACTAGCCGGTACCGGAGGGGCCTGTACAGTTGCCCTTACGCTGGCGGCCAAGGACGCTTCCACCGCCGTCTGGATCATCATCATTCAAAGCCTGAGTATTCTACTGGCCATGACCGTCTACGGATGCGTTTTTGCCTTTTCACTACAAAAAGTAGCCCAGCGAACGGAACGTGTGCTTCGCTGGATGAATTACGTCATTGGCTTTTTTTCGATTGCAGTGGGCATTCTCACGCTAGTTGATACATTCTAG
- a CDS encoding GNAT family N-acetyltransferase, with the protein MPYSITPLQPHEPLPMDLLLLADENPQLIREYLPLSQVYLLKLEGQTQGVGLLQVQEQEAEIINLAIAPSYQGQGWGKTLLLHLIEVARQQGSPRVLIKTGNSSINQFALYQRVGFDLVDVRYNYFLEAYPQPIWENQIRCKHQLILELRF; encoded by the coding sequence GTGCCCTACTCGATTACTCCCCTCCAGCCCCATGAGCCTTTACCCATGGATCTGCTTTTGTTAGCCGATGAAAACCCTCAATTAATTAGGGAGTACTTGCCATTGAGTCAGGTTTATCTACTGAAACTTGAGGGACAAACCCAAGGCGTGGGGTTATTACAAGTTCAGGAGCAGGAAGCCGAAATCATAAACCTGGCCATTGCTCCATCCTACCAGGGTCAGGGATGGGGTAAGACGTTGCTGCTCCACTTAATAGAAGTAGCCCGCCAGCAAGGCTCCCCTCGGGTACTCATTAAAACTGGCAATTCCAGCATTAATCAATTCGCTCTCTATCAGCGAGTGGGCTTTGATCTCGTCGACGTCCGCTACAATTATTTTCTCGAAGCCTACCCACAACCGATTTGGGAGAACCAGATTCGGTGTAAACATCAACTCATTTTAGAATTACGATTCTGA
- a CDS encoding glycosyltransferase family 4 protein: MSRKILVTADQIATSSTGLYHFAFELIKQLRAYQIDEMDLQYLIPRSFAKIKPFGEVHYRTRGVLTNLRWKSIPEFDLIHFTQQNPTLLKPHKIIGRKILTIHDLNYRYEYPVDSAPYRHFQAQTRRYMDQVDGITTISHYAARDISEHLQYPLDQIRVIYNGVNVSTIPAAELAHHQPSFRPERPFLFTVGTVMAKKNFHVLPALLANLDYDLIIAGRIDDHSLEYYNLIKRECERFGIASGRVHLLGETSEIDKHWYYQYCSAFVFPSIAEGFGLPVLEAFSYEKPTFLSTHTALPEVGGEAAYYFDSFHPDRMSEVVKQGLADFPSSNKIQLARNRVSEFSWEKAAQSYLTLYEEILRR; this comes from the coding sequence ATGAGTAGAAAAATTTTAGTTACTGCCGATCAGATTGCTACGTCGAGCACTGGTTTGTATCATTTTGCCTTTGAACTGATTAAACAGCTCCGGGCGTACCAGATCGACGAGATGGATTTACAGTACTTGATCCCCCGGTCGTTTGCAAAGATCAAACCCTTTGGAGAGGTCCATTACCGAACTCGGGGTGTACTTACGAATTTGCGGTGGAAAAGTATTCCGGAGTTTGACCTGATTCATTTTACGCAGCAAAACCCGACGCTGCTCAAGCCCCATAAAATCATCGGTCGGAAAATCCTGACCATTCATGATTTAAATTATCGCTACGAATATCCCGTTGATTCGGCGCCGTATCGGCATTTTCAAGCTCAGACACGCCGGTATATGGATCAGGTAGACGGTATTACGACGATCTCCCATTACGCGGCCCGTGATATCTCCGAACATCTGCAGTATCCGCTGGACCAGATTCGGGTTATTTATAACGGCGTAAACGTATCGACTATTCCGGCAGCAGAACTAGCTCATCATCAGCCCAGCTTCCGTCCTGAACGTCCCTTTTTATTTACCGTTGGGACGGTGATGGCGAAGAAAAACTTCCATGTTTTACCAGCCCTGTTGGCTAATCTGGATTACGATCTGATTATTGCCGGACGAATCGATGACCATAGCCTGGAATACTATAATCTGATTAAACGGGAGTGTGAACGCTTTGGAATCGCATCCGGGCGGGTGCATCTCTTGGGGGAGACTTCAGAAATTGATAAACACTGGTATTATCAGTATTGCAGTGCCTTTGTTTTTCCCTCGATTGCCGAAGGTTTTGGTTTACCGGTGCTGGAGGCCTTTAGCTACGAAAAACCTACCTTTTTATCCACGCATACGGCCTTGCCGGAAGTAGGCGGAGAAGCGGCGTATTACTTTGATAGTTTCCATCCCGATCGCATGAGTGAAGTAGTAAAGCAGGGGCTAGCCGATTTTCCGTCTTCGAATAAAATTCAACTGGCTCGGAATCGCGTGTCTGAATTTTCCTGGGAAAAAGCCGCTCAGTCGTATCTGACCTTATATGAGGAGATCCTTCGTCGATGA
- a CDS encoding helix-turn-helix transcriptional regulator: protein MIFSFTASADFDFMTYFARHIQATVQNDLLVIPDYLGQGSIRKLAFGTDFKITIHRYILKEDLVIHRNTSGQGNDLITVFFYNNEQALEIAYNENTQILFSQRDESAIQVTSNDLSSTIRFPAHQQIHYVVVAITPPRLNELLAVSEPNSVLQTITGSGNSFLFFERMTTETKLLLKNMAAVDMEDHLSNFYLQIKAQELLYQVFHTLSLRENTAHQTVSSIDAERLLHIRTEIINDLSVPPVIRNLAQVAAMSETKLKQLFKQTFGTTIYNYYQQARMEEAAFLLKQGKHSVGEVGYELGFSNLSHFSRLFEKHYGLNPKRYSYS, encoded by the coding sequence GTGATCTTCAGCTTTACTGCTTCTGCTGATTTTGATTTTATGACGTACTTTGCCCGGCACATACAGGCAACGGTACAGAATGACTTGTTAGTTATTCCGGACTATCTCGGGCAGGGGTCCATTCGGAAATTAGCCTTCGGGACGGACTTCAAAATTACCATTCACCGCTATATACTTAAGGAAGATTTAGTCATCCACCGGAATACCTCCGGCCAGGGAAACGATCTGATTACCGTCTTCTTTTACAACAACGAGCAGGCATTGGAGATCGCTTATAATGAGAATACCCAAATACTGTTTTCGCAACGGGACGAATCAGCGATCCAGGTGACGTCAAACGACCTCAGTTCAACGATCCGCTTTCCGGCCCACCAACAGATTCATTACGTGGTCGTTGCCATTACGCCGCCTCGGTTGAATGAATTATTAGCCGTCAGTGAGCCTAACTCAGTCCTGCAAACCATTACGGGCAGCGGCAATTCTTTCCTGTTTTTTGAACGCATGACCACCGAGACCAAGTTACTACTGAAGAATATGGCCGCGGTGGACATGGAGGATCACCTCAGTAACTTCTACCTACAGATCAAAGCACAGGAATTGCTCTATCAGGTTTTTCATACCTTGTCGTTACGGGAGAATACGGCCCACCAAACCGTCAGTAGTATAGATGCGGAAAGGCTCCTGCACATCCGGACTGAGATCATCAATGATTTGAGCGTACCGCCCGTTATTCGTAACCTGGCACAGGTGGCGGCCATGAGCGAAACCAAGCTAAAACAGCTTTTCAAACAAACCTTTGGCACGACCATCTATAATTATTACCAGCAAGCCCGGATGGAAGAAGCCGCTTTTCTATTAAAACAGGGCAAGCATTCCGTGGGCGAAGTAGGTTACGAGCTGGGGTTTTCTAATTTAAGCCACTTCAGCCGACTGTTTGAAAAGCATTACGGACTAAACCCGAAGCGATACTCGTATTCGTAA
- a CDS encoding SDR family oxidoreductase, which translates to MENQLSFSTDLRGKIALVTGGTKGIGKAIADQLAQAGAQVIVTARNRPADSDSTHSFIAVDLTQADQVTQLAQQVQDTYGRIDILIDNVGGLTTPGGGFQALSDQDWEQELQFNLLATIRLDRALLPLMQNQKSGVVIHISTGAAKQPLWNLNLAYSVSKAALNCYSKALANEVASQGIRVVAVSPGAVKTPLMEQFLEDFARNEGIPLEDAFTTVMGKMSGVPLGRMAEPEEIASLVRFLASPAASYITGVNYSIDGGAYPIA; encoded by the coding sequence ATGGAAAATCAACTTTCGTTTAGTACGGACCTTCGTGGTAAAATCGCTTTAGTAACGGGGGGTACCAAGGGCATTGGCAAAGCGATTGCGGATCAATTAGCTCAGGCGGGAGCCCAGGTCATCGTAACGGCCCGAAACCGCCCCGCCGATTCAGATTCAACCCATTCATTCATAGCAGTCGATCTAACGCAGGCGGATCAGGTCACGCAACTGGCCCAGCAAGTACAGGATACCTATGGAAGAATTGACATCCTCATTGACAACGTCGGCGGCCTTACAACTCCCGGCGGTGGTTTTCAGGCATTAAGTGACCAGGACTGGGAACAGGAACTGCAATTCAACCTACTCGCCACCATCCGCCTGGATCGGGCCCTGCTGCCGCTCATGCAGAATCAGAAAAGTGGGGTGGTCATTCATATCTCGACGGGAGCCGCTAAACAACCCCTGTGGAATCTCAATTTAGCTTATTCGGTTTCTAAGGCAGCATTGAACTGTTACAGTAAAGCACTGGCCAATGAAGTAGCCAGTCAGGGAATTCGGGTCGTAGCAGTTTCGCCCGGAGCGGTAAAAACACCCTTAATGGAGCAATTCCTGGAGGATTTTGCCCGAAACGAAGGGATTCCCTTGGAAGATGCCTTTACTACGGTAATGGGTAAAATGAGCGGCGTTCCCTTAGGAAGAATGGCAGAGCCCGAGGAGATCGCTTCACTCGTTCGCTTTTTAGCTTCTCCAGCCGCTTCGTATATCACGGGCGTAAATTATAGCATCGACGGCGGAGCGTACCCCATTGCGTAA
- a CDS encoding winged helix-turn-helix transcriptional regulator: protein MSPYTKRYVRRKNSRPYTCGTAVTLEIIGGKWKPAIILCLSKGLRRPQRATADGTTASRWVVNQQLKELEGHGIITKKIYPVLPPKVEYFLTEFGESLLPITQTIEAWGLPYEQAYEEILEGKNAPGPEDAASES from the coding sequence TTGTCACCATACACAAAAAGGTATGTACGACGTAAAAATTCCCGGCCATACACCTGCGGTACGGCGGTTACACTGGAAATTATTGGAGGTAAATGGAAGCCAGCGATTATTCTTTGTCTCAGTAAAGGACTCCGGCGACCCCAGCGAGCTACAGCGGATGGTACCACGGCCAGTCGCTGGGTAGTCAATCAGCAACTCAAGGAGCTGGAAGGTCACGGTATCATTACCAAGAAAATTTATCCTGTACTGCCTCCCAAAGTTGAATACTTTCTAACCGAGTTTGGGGAGTCCTTACTACCCATTACCCAGACAATCGAAGCGTGGGGTCTCCCCTATGAGCAGGCGTATGAGGAAATTCTGGAAGGAAAAAATGCTCCAGGTCCGGAAGACGCCGCTTCAGAATCGTAA
- a CDS encoding TonB-dependent receptor: MLLLPGLTYAQTPADSVYALQPIVVTATRSEVTLAEVPRSLRVITRQDIALTPANDLTDIAKKTAGLHVIQYPNLSSGIGIRGFRPQFSGLNQRTLLLIDGRPAGATNLSTISLNGVERIEVLKGPASALYGSQAMGGVINVITRRSQGTPQGSAYVEYGSFKTLQAGLQTGGNLTKQLDYDLSFAYFQRANDYKIGKNNWLRNAFDFRNAVKHYANQPDVEVDDRTGDGQTRPYTQLSYYTGALRLGYQLSSKWRLDVRGETFQARNVQSPGDIAYGITESSSKDVERASGEVALSGNLGAHQPSLKVFTADESNTNYTLNVSGKPVVPYRSNRTANAWTGVQVKDVWTLGQHSLVVGYDYLKASTKGRRWSDLTTERAPTQPNYALISSAFYAQANLKWGKLTLQPGLRFDQITFDVQATPLLTTYQPGKKTNPFLSPSLAAGYEILPSVRIKASVGRAFVTPDAYNVAGYSEARTTTGKIAVTSGNPDLKNESSWSQDVGISFEENGFYVNATYFATQVKDQIARVVTDVNEPLGNGDVIVSRTRFVNAADSHMNGLEVEAGYGKEGVWKVYATLTSMFEAKEVILGKNDSRSSRDIANVARNLVSYGAEYSPIKNVRMRLTGRYVGSRKDIDYTDAKNPEITYAPFMVLDAVAMYSFQQKHRLTLSVSNLTDENYYEKRGYNLPGRTVSLRYTLAF; this comes from the coding sequence ATGCTTTTATTGCCTGGACTGACTTACGCTCAAACACCAGCGGATTCGGTGTACGCCCTCCAACCCATTGTGGTAACGGCGACCCGTTCGGAGGTTACCTTAGCCGAGGTACCCCGCAGTTTACGCGTGATTACTCGTCAGGACATAGCCTTAACTCCTGCTAATGATCTAACGGATATTGCCAAGAAAACCGCTGGCTTACACGTGATTCAGTATCCGAACCTTTCTTCAGGAATCGGGATTCGCGGTTTTCGGCCCCAGTTTTCGGGATTAAATCAACGCACGCTGTTACTCATCGATGGCCGTCCGGCGGGAGCCACCAATCTCTCCACCATCTCGCTCAACGGTGTCGAACGCATTGAAGTACTCAAAGGCCCTGCCTCGGCTTTGTACGGATCGCAAGCCATGGGCGGCGTGATTAACGTTATCACTCGCCGATCCCAGGGAACGCCCCAGGGGTCCGCGTATGTGGAGTACGGTAGTTTCAAGACCCTGCAGGCGGGTTTGCAAACGGGAGGGAATCTAACCAAACAACTGGATTATGATTTGTCGTTTGCCTACTTTCAGCGGGCCAATGATTATAAAATTGGGAAGAACAACTGGCTACGTAATGCCTTCGATTTTCGCAATGCGGTCAAACATTACGCTAACCAACCGGATGTGGAGGTCGATGACCGTACTGGCGATGGCCAAACCCGGCCGTATACGCAACTCAGTTACTATACCGGAGCCTTGCGACTGGGCTACCAGCTTAGTTCGAAATGGCGGCTGGATGTTCGCGGCGAAACCTTTCAGGCCCGGAATGTACAGTCGCCCGGCGATATTGCTTACGGCATTACGGAATCCAGCAGTAAGGACGTCGAGCGGGCCTCGGGCGAAGTTGCTTTATCGGGTAATCTGGGGGCCCATCAGCCGAGTCTGAAAGTGTTCACAGCGGATGAATCGAACACGAATTATACCCTCAATGTTTCCGGCAAACCGGTGGTCCCGTATCGATCTAACCGTACCGCCAATGCCTGGACGGGCGTACAAGTCAAGGACGTCTGGACGCTGGGGCAGCACTCATTAGTCGTAGGCTACGATTACCTGAAGGCTTCCACCAAAGGCCGTCGCTGGTCAGACTTAACGACGGAACGGGCTCCTACGCAGCCGAATTACGCGTTGATTTCTTCAGCCTTTTACGCTCAGGCAAATTTGAAATGGGGCAAATTGACGCTTCAACCCGGTTTACGGTTTGATCAGATCACGTTTGATGTGCAGGCAACACCTTTGCTGACTACGTATCAACCCGGTAAAAAGACGAATCCATTTTTGAGTCCTAGTTTAGCCGCCGGGTACGAGATTCTGCCAAGTGTACGAATCAAAGCCAGTGTAGGACGAGCCTTTGTTACGCCCGATGCCTACAACGTAGCCGGGTACTCTGAAGCTCGTACGACGACCGGAAAAATTGCGGTGACGAGCGGTAATCCCGATTTGAAGAATGAAAGCAGCTGGAGCCAGGACGTAGGGATTTCTTTTGAAGAGAACGGCTTCTACGTCAATGCCACCTATTTCGCTACGCAGGTAAAAGACCAGATTGCCCGAGTGGTTACTGACGTGAATGAACCCCTGGGTAATGGCGACGTCATTGTTTCACGGACGCGTTTTGTGAACGCCGCCGACTCGCATATGAACGGTCTGGAAGTCGAAGCGGGCTATGGGAAGGAAGGCGTTTGGAAGGTATACGCCACTCTGACGTCCATGTTTGAAGCCAAAGAAGTGATTCTAGGAAAAAATGATTCGCGTAGTAGCCGTGATATTGCCAACGTAGCCCGGAATCTGGTTTCCTACGGGGCGGAGTATAGTCCGATCAAAAATGTTCGTATGCGACTGACCGGACGTTACGTAGGCTCCCGCAAGGACATTGACTATACCGATGCCAAAAATCCGGAGATCACGTATGCTCCCTTCATGGTACTCGATGCCGTAGCCATGTATTCGTTCCAGCAGAAACATCGACTGACCCTGTCCGTTTCGAACCTGACGGACGAAAATTACTACGAAAAGCGGGGTTATAACTTACCGGGGCGTACGGTTTCGTTGCGTTACACGCTGGCGTTCTAG
- a CDS encoding cupin domain-containing protein translates to MENHIKPLTIAPEAGNSISVAGNNYRILVTGKDTGGAFATIDMLIPPGGGPGPHAHADFEESFYVVEGEVEFKSEFGTYVATQGSFISIPKGGVVHGFKNKTKQTAHLLCTVVPAGLELFFEEVGQPVATGQFLPPPVLDAATLKRLQGIAEKHGQQLFPPNYLDK, encoded by the coding sequence ATGGAAAATCACATCAAACCATTGACCATTGCCCCTGAAGCAGGCAACAGTATTTCCGTCGCGGGTAACAACTATCGAATCCTGGTTACCGGAAAAGACACGGGCGGAGCTTTTGCTACGATTGATATGCTGATTCCTCCGGGCGGCGGACCCGGTCCGCATGCCCATGCGGATTTTGAAGAATCCTTTTACGTAGTGGAAGGCGAAGTAGAATTCAAATCCGAGTTTGGTACGTACGTAGCAACCCAAGGATCTTTCATTAGTATTCCCAAAGGGGGCGTGGTACACGGCTTCAAAAACAAGACGAAGCAGACGGCCCACTTACTATGCACGGTGGTACCGGCCGGCTTGGAGTTATTCTTCGAAGAGGTGGGTCAACCGGTGGCAACGGGTCAGTTTCTACCGCCACCCGTACTGGATGCTGCTACGTTGAAAAGGTTACAGGGTATTGCTGAAAAACACGGTCAGCAACTCTTTCCACCTAATTATCTAGATAAGTAG
- a CDS encoding fatty acid desaturase family protein yields the protein MQNQLKFTNTSRSQFFTTVRQRVDVYFKEQGISPHANSAMWLKAGFFLGGFFLLYGLLLSNQFNVWAMLGFSVGLGMFAAFIGFNISHDALHGAFSSKSWVNRMLGASFYLVGANPYVWKITHNIVHHTYTNIPGHDEDIEIAPGLIRVDTDEPVRPWQRYQHWYAFALYSLASLSWVFRKDFVKFFKKEIGHYENQNHPKQEYIKLFVAKLAYYFLFLILPYLVLDLSWWQIGIGFLVMHLVEGLVLGLVFQLAHVVEGTSFPVPSDKGSIEEAWAIHQLRTTANFAPRSAVAAFFCGGLNRQIEHHLFPKVCHIHYPALTQLVKQTAEDFNLPYLENRSFFSALHSHYRLLKLLGRPA from the coding sequence ATGCAAAACCAGTTGAAATTTACCAACACGAGCCGTTCACAGTTTTTCACTACGGTTCGTCAACGCGTGGATGTTTACTTTAAAGAACAGGGGATTTCACCCCACGCCAATTCAGCCATGTGGTTGAAAGCAGGTTTCTTTCTGGGTGGATTCTTCCTACTGTACGGACTGTTGCTTTCCAACCAGTTTAACGTCTGGGCGATGCTTGGCTTTTCGGTAGGGCTAGGGATGTTTGCGGCTTTCATCGGTTTTAACATTTCGCACGATGCCCTGCACGGAGCTTTTTCTTCCAAAAGTTGGGTAAACCGGATGTTAGGGGCCAGTTTTTATCTGGTAGGAGCCAACCCCTACGTTTGGAAGATTACGCACAATATCGTCCACCATACGTATACCAATATTCCCGGCCATGACGAGGATATTGAAATTGCTCCCGGTCTGATTCGGGTAGATACGGACGAACCCGTACGACCCTGGCAACGGTATCAGCACTGGTATGCGTTTGCTCTGTACTCACTGGCGTCTTTATCCTGGGTGTTTCGCAAGGACTTTGTCAAGTTTTTCAAGAAGGAAATTGGTCATTATGAAAACCAGAATCACCCTAAACAGGAATACATAAAGCTGTTCGTTGCCAAGCTGGCGTACTATTTCCTGTTCCTGATTTTGCCTTACCTGGTCCTGGATTTAAGCTGGTGGCAAATTGGGATTGGCTTTTTAGTCATGCACTTAGTTGAAGGGCTGGTATTGGGGTTAGTCTTTCAGTTAGCTCACGTGGTGGAAGGTACTTCCTTTCCCGTTCCATCGGATAAAGGATCCATTGAAGAAGCCTGGGCCATTCACCAATTGCGTACCACGGCCAATTTTGCTCCGCGTTCGGCAGTCGCTGCCTTTTTCTGCGGGGGCTTAAATCGGCAGATTGAACACCACCTGTTCCCGAAAGTTTGCCACATTCATTATCCGGCTCTTACCCAGTTGGTCAAGCAGACGGCCGAAGATTTTAACCTGCCCTATCTGGAGAATCGGAGCTTCTTTTCGGCTTTGCACTCCCATTATCGTTTATTAAAACTTTTAGGACGTCCGGCCTGA